The Bacteroidales bacterium DNA segment GACGTTAGCTGGAAGCTAAAAAAACGACAGAGCATCGAATGAAATAATGAAAACAACAAGCTGAAAACCCACCGCACAAATAGCACATTTGGTTTTTGCCAACACGCAAAAAAACCAACCCGAAAAAACCAAAAGAGCTATTTCTTGCCACCGTACTACAAATAGACGATGTAATATAATTTGTGAGAAAAACATTTTGAAAAATAAAATAGTGGAATATATTTTTTGTATTTTTACGTTTTTGAAAATTGATATAAAACTCAATGAACAGAATTGCAGAAATCCTTGATGTAAAAGTAAAAATTTTTTCAAAGAAGATAAATAATGATTGATTTAAGACAAAAAGCATTTAATAGTATCAGTAGAGTTTTAGCAATAACTCGTTATGATATTGAGCAACGACAGCTAATAAATGAATATGGATTAAATATACACGGCGAAAACTATTTTAGAGATGTGTTTAATTCAATTTATGATTTTAAACTTGAAAATGACAACTTTAACAGCCAAAATAGTGCTTGTATTGATTTAATTGATACAGATAGAAGATTAGCATATCAAATAACAACAACAAGAACAAAAAAAAAAATTGAAAATACATTAAAAGCATTAAAAAAAACTAAATACAAAAATTACACTATCAAAATATTTTATCTTCTTGATAAAGCAAAACCTAATAAAGATACAATTGAAGAGTTTAAAGGAAATTATTATATTGATTTGAATGATTGTTTATTGGATTATACAGACTTAATAAAGAAGGTTAATGACCTTAAAGATGATAAGCTTATAGAATTAGATAAAAAATATTTCAAAAATAATACAGAAAAATATACAGATGAGATTGTTTTAAACCTTGTATTTAGGCATCTAATTCAAAACTATTCTAAAATCAAATCAAATTATGATGATGATTTTGGAACTATTGATACTAATGAAAAGATGAAGTTAAACAATATAAATCCAAAAATTGCCAACAAAATAAATAATAGTTTAGATTATATTAACATTGTTGATAGTGAAAATGATTTATTAAGTGATTTAAGAATTTTAGTTGTTGATGATTTATACAAAAATATTTTAATAACATTATTATTGTCAAAAGTCTCCAAATCAGAATTAGCAAATAAAACATTGCTTGAGCTAAACGATTTATGTAAAACTTACAATATAGATTTTAATAAAATTATTAATAATTTACACATTAATTTAGAAGAAAAAATCAATATTAAGGATTTTAATTCAATGTCAATTAGTTGGATTATTATTTCTTTCTTTTTTGAAATTTGCGATATAGGTATAAAAAAATGATACTCCCTACTAAAACAATACAGCCTGTTGACAGTTTGGTAAGTATTTCTGCAATTGTCATTGAAGTACTAAAGATAAACAGTATGTCTTTAGATGATTTATTAGACGAGTTTAATAAAAGATATTATAAAAAGATTACAATAGAAAAATTAATTTTAGCTATTGATTTTCTTTTTATGACTGATAAAATAAAGGATAGCAATGAGATTGTTACAATTAACATCTAGTAATCCGAAATTTAGAACAATAAACTTTGAAAAAGGTTTAAATATTGTTGTTGGTACGCAATTGACCAAAGAACAAAAAAAATCTTTTAATGGTATAGGTAAGAGTATGTCTTTATCTTTAATACATTATATGTTTGGTTCAAAGTTTAATCTTAAATTAAAGTCAGAGAAACAACTTAAAGAGTATTTGTCAAAATATGGAGAGTTTATATTGACCTTTACTCACAACAAAAAAGATTACACTATTAAGAAGAATTTCTCACAGACAGAGTTCTATTTAAATGGAGAGAAAATAACACAAACCAACTATCCAAAAGAATTAAATAAGATATTTTTAGGAAACATTGATGCAAAACCTTCATTTAAACAAATATTTAATTGTTTTGCCAGAAAGCATAGTAATGAAATCAGTTATTATAGTAATATTTTAACCCAACAGGGTCGTCCATTAGAAGATTATCACCAAAGATATGCAAATTTATCTTTGCTTAATATAGATTTAGTATTAGTAGAAAAAAGTTATGAAATAAAAGATAAATTATCTAAATTAAAGAAAGCAGAAGAAACTATTGGAGAGTATAAAAAAGCTTTGGACAATTCTAATATTAACGATATTAAAGATGAAATTAAAAGATTAGATACTCAATTGCAAAACTTCATAATAGCAGAAAATTTTGATAAATTAAAACAAAAGGCTGATGATTTAACATCGCAAATAAATGAGTTTAGAAATAAAATATTTTTCAATGATAATAAATTAAAAAGAAAAGAGATAAATTTTGAAAATTCAAAGAATACAAATATTGATATAAAAAAAATTGAAGAACTTTTTAATGAAGCAAATTTCTTTTTTGAAGATAAAATAACTAAAAGGATAGAACAGTCGCAAGAGTTTCATAAAAACTTAATAAATAATAGAAAAAAAAGGTTGTCTGTTGAAATAAGAGATTTAAAAATTTTATTGGAAAAATTGCAGATAGATAAGAAAAATGTGTCCATAAAAAGAGATACTATTTTAAAGGACTTGAATAATAGTGGAGCATTAGAAGAAAGAGATAGCCTAAAAGACAGAATTAAAACTCTTGAAACCGAAAAAAATGATTTAGAAAAGTATGAGAATATTTTAAGCGATTTTAAAAAAGACAAAAGTGATTTGGAGGTTAGAAATGCTATTGTAAAACAAGAAAGTATCTCTTATCTTGAAAAAAGTCAAGAACAACACAATAAAATAGAAACTACTTTTAGAGGTTTAGTCAAGAAATTCTACGATAATCAGGGTGGTTCATTTAAGATAGAAGAAGCTCAAACTGCAAAGTATCTTTTTAATATTGACTCTCATATTCCAAGAGGTAAAGCACAAGGAGTTGGCGAAGTTAAGATATTTTGTTATGATGTGTTATTATATCTACTTAATAAGGATTTGTTAGGATTTATAGCACACGATGGTTGCATATTTTCAGAAATGGACCCAAGACAAAAATCGACTATTTTTAAGGTTATCTTAGAGCTTATAAAAGACGAAAATTTTCAATATTTTTTGAATATAGGAGAAAATACATTGAAAGAAATTTTAGATAAAAATAATCAAATAAAAATATTAACACAAGAAGAAAAAGAAATAATAAAACAAAGTATTAGATTAGAATTGTCAGATAAAGAACCTAAATATTGGTTGTTTGGAGAAAGTTTTGATTAATAATTTTTAGGAGAATAAATAGAGACTGATAAAAAATTAAAAGCAAAAAACAATTTGAAAGAATATATTTTTATGACCCGTTCCGGTTATCGCCATATTTTTGTGTTGGGAAAAGATTTGAAAGAAGCAGAAGAAAATTTCATGAAAATTAATGAAATAAAAAGAAAAGGGTTTTCTTTATCCGATTTACCTGTCAGGCTTGAAAACACCAAAGAAGTTAAAGAGTATTCCATGGATGATTTTTGGAAAAAAAATGAAGCAAAAAAAGTTTCCGTTAAAACCGCAAACATATAAGGAAATATATACAAGAAAAATTGTAAAAAATAGAGAAGATAAATTAAGGGTTTCACTCAAAGTGAAGCCTTTAATAAATAAAGTGAACACTGTAACATTTGATAAATTTTAATTATAAAAAGGGAAATTACTTTTTTTCCGAATTTTCAATCTGTTCACAAAAATTAAACACATGAAAAAAATTTATATTTGGTTTATATTATTAATGCCAATAATTATGTTTGCCGATTGGCCCGACGAACCGGTAATTATTGATGTAACAGCGAGTTCAAATAACGGTCATTACAATAGTGGCGGCCGACGAATAGTCAGAATCAACGAAACTACTGTTGCTCTCGGAGTTGACGGTAATTCTGACCATATATATCGATCAACCGATAATGGAAGTTCGTGGACAAAAATTGACGATGAATATGGTTATTCAGGTTGTTTGGTATCAGGCAAAAATAACTACATTTATCACTTTTCCAGATATAACGGTAATATACGGGTAGTAAAATTTTTATATGATGCCGAAACCATTCCGTCTCCGATTAACATAGCATCAGACGGAGGAACAACCCATGGTGCTTATCGACAAATTAATGCAACAGTTAATGAAGCAGGGGACTTGTTTGTATTTTACCATGATGATAACGGAGGTTCATATGACACGATTTATATGATTAAATCAATTGACGGGGGCAACTCTTGGAGTTCACCGATAATAGTAAGAGCAGGAAGTATTGATCATTCATGGGGATACATTCATTCGGATGTTACCCCGTCAGGAAATATTGTTATCGTTTATTCTGAATGGGAATCGAAATCTATTCAGTTTGCAATTTCCGACAATGCCGGTGATACATGGACACACACACAAATAGATACAAATGATGCGTATAATCCTGCCGTCTTACCTGAAGGAGAAAGTAATCTATATGTATTTGCTCAATCGCCCGCAGAAAACGGTCTTGTTTTCAAAAAGTCAACTGATTCCGGTAATACATGGCCGTCAAATTGGACGTCAATTCAAGCTAATCATGGCAATGGTTACGCAGACCCTTCTCCTGCTCTTGATGACAACGGCAATATTTATGTAGCATTTAGGGGGACAGATTCATATACAGTCTATAGTGATGATCTTCGAGAATATATTGCTATGTCAACTGACGGAGGAACCAACTGGACATTTCCTTACAATAATCTACCCGGCGGACGGGTAGGAACCCGATCAATAATGAGATATCAAACATGGCATAATTATGGCGGACCGTTAGAATGGACATGGCTTGAAGATGTTAGCGAAGAATATCCCACATTATATAAGATTAATACTGATATTACCATAAAAAACATTAGTAGTGTTTCTTATAATAACCGGCAAAAAAGCATCACCTTTTCGATTTATCCAAACCCGACAAACGGCATTGTAAATATTAACTTTTCTAAATTTCAAAACATTGGGAAAGTTGAAATTCGTGATATTACAGGTAAAACTATAATTAAAAAAACAAAGATTCAACAAAAAGAAACATTTGATTTATCAAGTTATAAAAGTGGTATATACATTATGTGTATTCAAACAGATAATGAGATATTTACAAGAAAAATTATAAAAGAACAGGAATGACAAATAAAAAGAGAACTCTATTGTGAAAGAAAAGATAATTGAGTTACCGTTAAAACCTAAAACATTTAACAATCCTGTCTTTTCCGTTAATATCTTTAATAATCTCAACATCTTTAAATCCGGCAGAAAGCAGAAGACCCTTAACTTCATTGCCAAACATTTCATTAATTTCAAAATACAGCTTTCCGTTTTCATTCAGATGATGTTTTGCAAAACCGGCAATTGCTTTATAAAAAACTAAAGGATTGTTGTCTTCTACAAATAAAGCTGATTCCGGCTCATAATCCAAAACATTTTTTTCCATTAATTCTTTTTCTGAAAAAGTTACATAAGGCGGATTACTGACAATAATATCAAAAAAAGTAAATCGACTTGTTAAGTCGATTGTAGGGCGCTTTGTTAAAGCGATCTTACCGGAACTTTCTGCCAAGGCAATATTTTCAAGCAAGAAATCAAGTATATCTCCCTGAATAAGAGAGACTTTGACATTATTTGCTGAAGTATTACTTTTTGTAACATTTAATACTTCACTACTAATATCAAGAGCAGTTACTTTTGAATCAGGTAAATTTGCTGCAAGAGAAATTGCAATACAACCGCTGCCTGTGCCGATATCCAAAATGCTCAGCATCTCTCTTTCTTTATTTTCTTTAATTATTAAATCTACCAACTCTTCAGTTTCAGGGCGAGGTATAAGAACATGTTTGTTTACATTTATCCGTAATCCGTAAAATTCTGTATAACCTGTGATGTATTGTAAAGGTTCATATGCTTTAAGCCCGGTGAGTACATCTTTAAGAATTTTTACATCTTTGTTTGTTAAAAAAGAGTCATCTTTTAAGATCAGTTCAACAGAAGAAATATTAAAAATATCTGAAAAAATGATATTAATAAAACTTGTTATTTCATTTTCAGGATAAAAACCGGATAATTCCGTTCTTATGTATATCTTTGTTTCTCTTATTGTCATAATGTAGGTCGTCTTTTTAAGGCGACAAATTATTAAAACAACAAAGATAATAAAATGCCCGAAAACCAAGATGAAATATACATGCAACGATGTTTGCAACTCGCAAAGAAAGGCCTCGGAAACACCTATCCTAATCCGATGGTCGGCTCTGTAATAGTTCATAAGGGCAAAATAATTGGAGAAGGTTATCACAAAAAATGCGGCGAAGCACATGCCGAAGTTAATGCTGTTAATTCTGTAAAAAATAAAGAACTTCTGAAAGAATCAACGCTTTATGTGAATTTGGAACCTTGTGCACACCAAGGGCGAACACCTGCTTGTTCAAGAATGATTATTGAACATGAAATCCCTAAAGTAATAATCGGCTGCGAAGACAGTTTTGCAAAAGTTGCAGGCAAGGGTGAGGAAATGATGAAAAATGCCGGCACAAATGTTAAAACAGGCATTCTCGAAAAAAAATCAAGGGAGCTTAATAAACGATTTTTTACTTATCATGAAAAGAAACGACCGTACATCATCTTAAAATGGGCACAAACTATCGACGGATTTATTGATTTTGACAGAAAAGCCGGAACACCGATACAACCAAATTGGATTACAGATGAATATGCTCGTATATTGGTTCATAAATGGAGAGCAGAAGAGCAAGCCATAATGGTTGCAACAAATACAGCCGAAAAAGATAATCCGAAACTTAATGTAAGAGAATGGTCAGGAAATCAACCGATACGCATTGTTCTTGACAGAACTTTACGTTTAAATCAGAATTTGAATTTGTTTGACGGAACACAAAAGACAATTGTTTTTACAGAGCAACAAAAAAAGGACGCAAATAATGTAGCATATGTTCAGGTTACATTTGATAAGTCTTTTTATGTCAAGTTCTTAAATGTTTTATATAATAAAAATATTCAATCCGTATTTATTGAAGGCGGAGCAAAATTTCTGCAAAATTTAATTGACAAAAATTATTGGGATGAGGCTCGAGTTTTTATCGGAGACCTTGAATTTTTCAATGGTATAAAAGCACCAAGCATTAATTTTCAACCAAATAAAAAGGAGGTAATTACCGGAAATAAGTTGTTTACATACAAAAATCCGGATGCAATATAAAAAACCCTGTCAGAGTTTGCAAAACCTGACAGCGGATTTATATTAACTCATGTTTCGCAGATTATAACCAACTGAAAATAAATTAAAAAACATTGAAGAAATGTAGTTTTTATTAGTTTTAAAGTGCTTACAAATAATAGCTTATACAATAATTTCCAAATCAAACACGGATGATAAAACAGAGAGATTAATATTTTATGAGAATTAAACTTACCTTTTTTACTTTGATACAAAAAGAAAGAATTATTATAAACATAATTAAAAATATAGTAAAACGTAAGTCCCTTTGGGACGACCTATTTGTAACACGGCACGGTAGTGCCGTGAATATTGCAGAAATTTTTAAAGTTCCGTAGGAACGTACTAAAATCGGTTCAAGATCGTTCCTACGGAACTTATTCAAATTCAACTTACTGCACGGCACTCCCGTGCCGTGTTACAAAGAGTACAATCCTACGGATTTTTTATGATGAGCTCATTCGAAGTATAACAAAATTCTTATTTTGGAATAACGGCTCTAATTCACGTAATTCAAAGAAGATATAAAAAATAAATATCAAAAAATTGAAAATATAATTATGAGATTTACAATAAATTAGCAAGTGCGAAACATGAGTATTAAATCTAAACTAACTTTTCATTATTCTTATGTCTGTTACTATCAAGGTTTGTTTTCTGGAAAACACAATCATCAATATTTTTTTCTGTCCAAACGTTATTTTGAAACTGTTTTAAAACTAATTGTTTATTGCTCCATATCTCAAGACAATACATCTTGTTTTTTGAAGCCTGTTGCCTTTTCTTTTCAAAAATTGTATTTTCATTATTTAATTCTAAAACAAATTCTTTCGAATATTTTAAATATCTGATAATGATTAAATTATTATCATTTTGGATTGATAGAATAAATATGATATTTATTTTATAATTAAATAAAATTGATATCAATGGAATTGGAAGACAGATTAAAAAGCCGGCTATGCTTTGATATATTATTAGCATTAAAACAGACAAACCAAGATAGATCAAAAATGCAAGTTTTAATTCAATCAGGAGTCTGGTAATAAAAGGTTTACTTTCTTTTTGTTTTGATATTACCAACATTTAATACTGTTTTTTAATTTAACTGCTTTATACTAACTTTTCATTATTCTTATGTCTCTCACTGTCACGATTTGTTTTTTTTTCCAAATTTTTTTTAAGCGACTCAGTAAGATCAACTCCGGTTTGTTTTGCCATACATATTAAGACGAATAAGATATCAGCCGGTTCTTCTGAAAGCTTCTTATCCATATCAGAATTTTTTTATTAGTGCTCTCCGAATTTTCGGGCAACAATACGAGCTAATTCCCCAACTTCTTCCGTTAATATTGCCATGTTAGTTAATTCATTAAAATAACGAAAGCCGTGTTCTTTTATCCATTAATCAACAATATTTTGGGCTTGTTTAATGGTCATAAATTAAAAAATTTATAAAAATATAATGTTGAGACCACTCCGAAAAGGTAAAAAGATGAAGATGCCACTAAAACACCAAATCACTAAAATCCACAAAGAGCTTGTTATCAGCATTTTATTTTTTGTGAGTTTTTGTGTTTTCGTGACTTTGTGGCAAAAAAAAGACTTTTCGGAGCGGACTCAATGTTGAAAAATTATTTATCCAAAGCA contains these protein-coding regions:
- a CDS encoding SMEK domain-containing protein, translating into MIDLRQKAFNSISRVLAITRYDIEQRQLINEYGLNIHGENYFRDVFNSIYDFKLENDNFNSQNSACIDLIDTDRRLAYQITTTRTKKKIENTLKALKKTKYKNYTIKIFYLLDKAKPNKDTIEEFKGNYYIDLNDCLLDYTDLIKKVNDLKDDKLIELDKKYFKNNTEKYTDEIVLNLVFRHLIQNYSKIKSNYDDDFGTIDTNEKMKLNNINPKIANKINNSLDYINIVDSENDLLSDLRILVVDDLYKNILITLLLSKVSKSELANKTLLELNDLCKTYNIDFNKIINNLHINLEEKINIKDFNSMSISWIIISFFFEICDIGIKK
- a CDS encoding DUF2326 domain-containing protein, producing MRLLQLTSSNPKFRTINFEKGLNIVVGTQLTKEQKKSFNGIGKSMSLSLIHYMFGSKFNLKLKSEKQLKEYLSKYGEFILTFTHNKKDYTIKKNFSQTEFYLNGEKITQTNYPKELNKIFLGNIDAKPSFKQIFNCFARKHSNEISYYSNILTQQGRPLEDYHQRYANLSLLNIDLVLVEKSYEIKDKLSKLKKAEETIGEYKKALDNSNINDIKDEIKRLDTQLQNFIIAENFDKLKQKADDLTSQINEFRNKIFFNDNKLKRKEINFENSKNTNIDIKKIEELFNEANFFFEDKITKRIEQSQEFHKNLINNRKKRLSVEIRDLKILLEKLQIDKKNVSIKRDTILKDLNNSGALEERDSLKDRIKTLETEKNDLEKYENILSDFKKDKSDLEVRNAIVKQESISYLEKSQEQHNKIETTFRGLVKKFYDNQGGSFKIEEAQTAKYLFNIDSHIPRGKAQGVGEVKIFCYDVLLYLLNKDLLGFIAHDGCIFSEMDPRQKSTIFKVILELIKDENFQYFLNIGENTLKEILDKNNQIKILTQEEKEIIKQSIRLELSDKEPKYWLFGESFD
- a CDS encoding T9SS type A sorting domain-containing protein; translation: MKKIYIWFILLMPIIMFADWPDEPVIIDVTASSNNGHYNSGGRRIVRINETTVALGVDGNSDHIYRSTDNGSSWTKIDDEYGYSGCLVSGKNNYIYHFSRYNGNIRVVKFLYDAETIPSPINIASDGGTTHGAYRQINATVNEAGDLFVFYHDDNGGSYDTIYMIKSIDGGNSWSSPIIVRAGSIDHSWGYIHSDVTPSGNIVIVYSEWESKSIQFAISDNAGDTWTHTQIDTNDAYNPAVLPEGESNLYVFAQSPAENGLVFKKSTDSGNTWPSNWTSIQANHGNGYADPSPALDDNGNIYVAFRGTDSYTVYSDDLREYIAMSTDGGTNWTFPYNNLPGGRVGTRSIMRYQTWHNYGGPLEWTWLEDVSEEYPTLYKINTDITIKNISSVSYNNRQKSITFSIYPNPTNGIVNINFSKFQNIGKVEIRDITGKTIIKKTKIQQKETFDLSSYKSGIYIMCIQTDNEIFTRKIIKEQE
- the prmC gene encoding peptide chain release factor N(5)-glutamine methyltransferase; the protein is MTIRETKIYIRTELSGFYPENEITSFINIIFSDIFNISSVELILKDDSFLTNKDVKILKDVLTGLKAYEPLQYITGYTEFYGLRINVNKHVLIPRPETEELVDLIIKENKEREMLSILDIGTGSGCIAISLAANLPDSKVTALDISSEVLNVTKSNTSANNVKVSLIQGDILDFLLENIALAESSGKIALTKRPTIDLTSRFTFFDIIVSNPPYVTFSEKELMEKNVLDYEPESALFVEDNNPLVFYKAIAGFAKHHLNENGKLYFEINEMFGNEVKGLLLSAGFKDVEIIKDINGKDRIVKCFRF
- the ribD gene encoding bifunctional diaminohydroxyphosphoribosylaminopyrimidine deaminase/5-amino-6-(5-phosphoribosylamino)uracil reductase RibD, whose translation is MPENQDEIYMQRCLQLAKKGLGNTYPNPMVGSVIVHKGKIIGEGYHKKCGEAHAEVNAVNSVKNKELLKESTLYVNLEPCAHQGRTPACSRMIIEHEIPKVIIGCEDSFAKVAGKGEEMMKNAGTNVKTGILEKKSRELNKRFFTYHEKKRPYIILKWAQTIDGFIDFDRKAGTPIQPNWITDEYARILVHKWRAEEQAIMVATNTAEKDNPKLNVREWSGNQPIRIVLDRTLRLNQNLNLFDGTQKTIVFTEQQKKDANNVAYVQVTFDKSFYVKFLNVLYNKNIQSVFIEGGAKFLQNLIDKNYWDEARVFIGDLEFFNGIKAPSINFQPNKKEVITGNKLFTYKNPDAI